A region of bacterium DNA encodes the following proteins:
- a CDS encoding PglZ domain-containing protein — protein MAAARLFELRNTHKGNFSFADASAALDMYCSDGYRYDRHYREFCAACAEAALPGWEPLRAMAEEVERAYDQAFLAPFGREWTRLLDAGFLQSWCLPDRAMQHNFFRDQIRPVLQESEKRKAYVIISDALRFEAAHELVESMNGKYRMRAELDWMLGVLPSYTALGMASLLPHKKLAYADKEIVEADGKSTQGAGESR, from the coding sequence GTGGCCGCGGCCCGTCTCTTTGAGCTGCGCAACACACACAAGGGGAACTTCTCGTTTGCAGATGCGTCTGCTGCTCTGGACATGTATTGCTCCGACGGTTACCGCTACGACCGACATTATCGCGAGTTCTGCGCGGCATGTGCCGAGGCTGCGCTTCCTGGCTGGGAGCCGCTCAGGGCGATGGCGGAGGAAGTTGAACGCGCCTATGACCAGGCGTTCCTTGCACCCTTCGGACGTGAGTGGACACGCCTGCTGGATGCGGGATTCCTGCAGTCATGGTGCCTGCCCGATCGGGCGATGCAGCACAACTTCTTCAGGGACCAAATCCGGCCCGTTCTGCAGGAATCGGAGAAGCGCAAGGCCTACGTCATCATCAGCGACGCGCTGCGCTTTGAAGCGGCGCACGAGCTGGTTGAGTCAATGAACGGCAAGTATCGCATGCGGGCAGAGTTGGATTGGATGTTGGGGGTCCTGCCGTCATATACCGCTCTCGGCATGGCTAGCCTATTGCCTCATAAGAAATTGGCCTATGCTGACAAGGAAATCGTCGAGGCCGACGGCAAGAGCACTCAAGGTGCCGGAGAATCGCGGTAA
- a CDS encoding PglZ domain-containing protein → MPENRGKILAAVEGIALRARDLTSIGRDEARDLVQGARVVYVYHDVIDSRGDTAGTEGEVFAAVQDCLEELIRLVQFCVNTLNAGSVWVTADHGFLFQREAPGETDRTELAVKPSNAYLTKKRYVIGPNLGPIANAHHGRTSVTAGTTCETDSGCLAAQAGFIL, encoded by the coding sequence GTGCCGGAGAATCGCGGTAAGATTCTTGCCGCAGTTGAAGGCATCGCATTGCGCGCCCGTGACTTGACTTCAATCGGCAGGGACGAGGCCCGGGACCTGGTACAGGGCGCACGAGTGGTATATGTCTACCATGACGTGATTGATTCTCGAGGGGACACCGCGGGCACCGAAGGCGAGGTGTTTGCCGCGGTTCAGGACTGCCTGGAGGAATTGATTCGTCTTGTACAATTCTGTGTAAACACCCTGAATGCGGGTTCAGTGTGGGTGACCGCGGACCATGGATTCCTGTTCCAAAGAGAAGCGCCCGGCGAGACAGACCGTACCGAATTGGCAGTCAAACCCAGTAATGCCTACCTCACGAAGAAGAGGTATGTGATCGGGCCCAATCTGGGGCCCATAGCCAATGCGCACCACGGTCGCACCAGTGTGACTGCCGGCACTACCTGCGAAACGGATTCTGGGTGCCTCGCGGCACAAGCCGGTTTCATTTTGTAG